The Synergistaceae bacterium DNA window TATTAGTCCTCACACACTTCAAAGGGCACGTAATGGGCGGTTTCGGAGGCTCAAATAAAAATATCGGCATAGGCTGCGCAGACGGCAGAATCGGTAAAGCAATGATTCATACAACGCCAGGACAGTCAAATCAATGGGACATCGCCAACGAGGAATTAATGGAACGAATCAGCGAGTCAGCAAAGGCAACTGTTGACCATTTCGGGCAAAATATCGCGTTCATTAATGTAATGCGTAATATGTCAGTGTCCTGCGATTGTGAAGGTGTCGCCGCTGAACCTGTTGTAACGCCTAATGTAGGGATTCTTGCGTCTCTTGACATTGCTGCGATTGACACGGCTTCAGTTGATTTAGTCTACGCGCTGAAAGATTCTGACAAGGCAGCATTATTTGAACGTATGCAGTCTCGACACGGTTTCAGGCAGTTATCATACATGCATGAATTAGGAATGGGCAACGTTAAATATAAATTGCTTGACTCAGACAATAACGACTCTCAAATTTCGACTCATGACGCAGTAAAAGACGTTAAACCATTTAAATCATGTTAGGTGCAATCGTAGGCGATGTAGTAGGCAGCCGCTTTGAATTTGACCGAGAACGCAAAGTAGCCTACAGCAAAAAATATGAATTAGTCAGCGAGTATTGCTGCTTCACTGATGATACAGTAATGACTCTTGCTGTTTCTGACGCGATAATAAAGACTATGCCAAAGCGCGGAGATATTCCGGAAGAGTCAGTTTTTGAGGCTCAATTAACTAAATCAATGCGCGAATTTGCTCAAGTTCACCCTAATGCAGGCTACGGAGCAAAATTTATTCACTGGCTGTTCTCAAATAATCCCAAACCTTATAACAGCTGGGGAAATGGTTCAGCGATGAGAGTCTCTCCTGTTGCGTGGGCGTTTGACAGTTTAGAAGATGTCGAAAGATTTGCGGCTGTAAGTTCTCGAATCTCTCACAATAACCCCGAAGGAATCAGAGGCGCAAAAGCAACGGCAGCAGCAATTTTTTTAGCTCGTACAGGAAAAACAAAGCAGGAGATAAAATCTTATATTTCTGACAATTATTATTATGATCTGACTCGCACTCTTGATCAGATAAGGCCGCATTATTCACATGTTGAAGCCTGTCAAGTTACAGTCCCGGAGGCAATAACGGCATTTATTGAGGGTGAAAATTTTGAGGATTGCGCGCGCTGTGCTGTATCATTGAGCGGAGACTCAGACACTTTAACTGATATAACGTGTGCAATAGCTGAAGGTTTTTACGGGATTCCTGATGATATTAGCGAAATGGTCATGACAAAACTTGATGATTTCTTGACGGATAAATTATTAAAGTGGGAATCATGGCGAAATAATTAACTCTCTGTGCGGAATAATACCCTATACTCTATTATCTTCCACTATGTAGAAAAAATTTTCTCCTGACTCACAAGTACTGAATCAGGAGAATTTATTTACTTGCTTATTTCCGAGTAATTATCTTTCACTATGCATACTACTTTCATCGGAAGAGTTACAATTTTATCTAACGGCGGATTAACATTTGAGATCCATTCAGAGGCCGGGACTTTTTGGGGCGAGTCTGGCGGCGTTATTATTCCGATCGGGAGCGTTTCATTTGCTCTGAAGTGATCAAAGACTTCACCGACAGTTTTTCCCGCAAAATTTTCAGGAACATCAAACGAGGCGAAACTGTGTCCATCGTCAGCACTCGATAAAATATCGCGTATAAATGCCGAAATCCCTTCATTATGTGTACACATCGCAGCAATATTCGCAATCAAGCTGTCAGAATACAAAATATCATCAACATTTGCATAACGCGCGTAACGTTCATTTTCCGGATTATGAAGTTCCATAACTGTATACACGTTCGGTGCAATGGCCTCGACTGCTAAACCTGTTAAAATCGTGTGCGAGTCATCTTCTCCGAAATTGGGATCTCCTAATATTATCGCGCCTTGTGCCTTCTCGACTCCGCCTTTAATTAATGCTTCACGTTCTGACGGGTTGCCCTGCACAAAAAATATGTCTGAGTCTAAATCTTTCGGACGTTCTGACGCAATTAAAGCCATCTGACGGCCCGACGCTTTGAACTCCCGCACAACATAAGGCCCGCGACCATTCCAGCCGCAAATTAAAACGTGTCCCTCAAATTTACAATTATTAATGCCCATCATCTCCCCTAATAAAATTTTTATCCTGCTGTTAATGATTCTCTGCAGGACTTCAGCAAAGACTACACCGAACAACGCAACGCCGAAAATCGAGAGCAGAAAAACTATTATCCGCCCCCAAAATGTATGCGGCGATGTAGCAAATTCTCCCTGACCTATTAACGTAAATAAAACGCTCCACACTGAGTCCCAGAATGAACCCGTAAAATCTTTTTCCTTCCACCATACAAATAAAGCGCAGGAAAATAATAATGCCAGAAATAATATTAACGCACCCGATAATCTGTACTTAAATTTTTTCGAGAACGCTATACCCCTTTTCGCATTCTTCACGGTTTTAGTAAATTTCGTAGCCATTTTTCGTTAGTCCAGAAAATCTTTGAGTCTCTTGCTGGGCTGACGTAATTTCCTGAGTGCCTTAGCTTCTATCTGCCTGATTCTTTCGCGCGTTACGTTAAATTTTTTCCCGACCTCTTCAAGCGTGTACGAGTGCCCGTCTTCAAGCCCAAATCTATAATGCAGGACTTCACGTTCTCTGTCGGAAAGAGTATTTAACATGTCTTCTATTTGTTCATGTAATAAATGACCTGCTGCAGCCTCATCGGGACTCGGCAAGTCGTGATCTTCGATAAAATCACCAAGCTGGCTGTCTTCTTCCTCACCGATCGGAGTCTCAAGAGAAACGGGTAATTGTGAAATTCTGCGAATCTCTTCAACTTTTGACGGCTCAATATTCATTTTTTCTGCGATTTCTTCATCAGTAGGTTCGCGGCCTAATTCCTGAACGAGCAAACGCGAAATCCTGACCATTTTATTAATTGTCTCGACCATGTGAACAGGGACTCGAATCGTTCGCGCCTGATCTGCTATTGCACGCGTTATCGCCTGACGAATCCACCATGTAGCATAAGTACTGAATTTAAAGCCTCGCCGATAGTCAAATTTTTCTACAGCCCTTATTAAGCCAAGATTGCCTTCTTGAATCAAATCAAGAAATAACATCCCGCGCCCGATATATTTTTTTGCAATACTCACGACGAGACGCAAATTTGCATCAATTAATTTTTTCTTCGCTTCAATGTCGCCGTTTTCCATTTTTTGAGCGAGTTCGACCTCTTCAGCTGCCGTCAATAATGAAACTTTGCCGATCTCACGCAAATACATTCTAACAGGGTCAGTTAATGGGATGTCGTCGAGTTTTCCTATTTCGCTTTCAATTGCCGGGATAAATTCCTCGCGCGCTTCCTGTCCTGCTGGAATCTTTGTGATATTTGACTGGTCAGCGACATCGATTCCCATTTCCTGTAAATTCGTGAGAATGCTGTCAAGTGTGTTAGCGTCCCATGTCTCTAACGGTATATGACGTTCAATATCGCCGGGGGTTACATAACCTCTGCTGCGCCCCTCGTCAATTAAATCATCAACTCCGCCGGGAGTCTTATCTTCTGACAAATCAAGATCGCCGTCAACGTCAAAATTTTCGTTCTCTTCCGGTAAATCTACATCTTTATTTTTCTTCTTTTCGGCCAAGTTAATTAACACTCCTTTATTCTTGTGTGCGCATTACAGCACCTATAAACGGCGGGAAATCCATATTTGAACGATCGCCTACTATTTCGCGCGTACTGTCAAGCTCGAACTCATTTAGAATCTGACTCACTCTTAAATCAAACGGGTTATCGTCCTCCCACTGCATAAAGAATCTATCATAACCGAATTTCTCTGCAAAATATGAATCATTGCCCGAACCTAAAAATTTTTTTACCTCGTCCAATATCCGCGCCAGACCTCTAATATAATCATTGCAATTATAAAACGGGTCATCACTTGTTATAGCGATAACCTTTGTATTTCCCTGAAAAATTCCGTGACTCCATAATGAACACGAAGTAATGCCGGCAAAGAGTCCCCGCGCTGACTCTAACATCGCAAGAGATGCAGTTATACCGCGTTCGATTTTGTCAGAGTAACCTAGAATCATCAAGAATCCTAAATTTACTGCACTGTCAGGGTTGTACTTGAAAAAATTTTCGCGCGGAAGATTACCAACACAGCCGGTCGACGGTGAAGCCATGAAAAAAAACTCGCTCCCCAAATCCATGCACGAGGCTGAAATTTTTTGCAGATCCGAGTCATAGAATCTATTAACTGAAATCGGCTGATAATCCTTCCCAATGGGAAACCACTGCGAAATCTCTACATATAATTCAG harbors:
- a CDS encoding DUF362 domain-containing protein, with translation MFPAKDGNIYVPYEKRTGGESIIYFTRDLSSEGLRKIYAKICGHITGKVAIKLHTGEPHGPNIIPREWVKDLISQNLPGAHIVETNAYYEGGRYTTPQHRETIKTNGWTFAPVDIMDEDGTAMLPVKGGHYFTQMSVGKNLLNYDSLLVLTHFKGHVMGGFGGSNKNIGIGCADGRIGKAMIHTTPGQSNQWDIANEELMERISESAKATVDHFGQNIAFINVMRNMSVSCDCEGVAAEPVVTPNVGILASLDIAAIDTASVDLVYALKDSDKAALFERMQSRHGFRQLSYMHELGMGNVKYKLLDSDNNDSQISTHDAVKDVKPFKSC
- a CDS encoding ADP-ribosylglycohydrolase family protein, producing MLGAIVGDVVGSRFEFDRERKVAYSKKYELVSEYCCFTDDTVMTLAVSDAIIKTMPKRGDIPEESVFEAQLTKSMREFAQVHPNAGYGAKFIHWLFSNNPKPYNSWGNGSAMRVSPVAWAFDSLEDVERFAAVSSRISHNNPEGIRGAKATAAAIFLARTGKTKQEIKSYISDNYYYDLTRTLDQIRPHYSHVEACQVTVPEAITAFIEGENFEDCARCAVSLSGDSDTLTDITCAIAEGFYGIPDDISEMVMTKLDDFLTDKLLKWESWRNN
- a CDS encoding potassium channel protein — encoded protein: MATKFTKTVKNAKRGIAFSKKFKYRLSGALILFLALLFSCALFVWWKEKDFTGSFWDSVWSVLFTLIGQGEFATSPHTFWGRIIVFLLSIFGVALFGVVFAEVLQRIINSRIKILLGEMMGINNCKFEGHVLICGWNGRGPYVVREFKASGRQMALIASERPKDLDSDIFFVQGNPSEREALIKGGVEKAQGAIILGDPNFGEDDSHTILTGLAVEAIAPNVYTVMELHNPENERYARYANVDDILYSDSLIANIAAMCTHNEGISAFIRDILSSADDGHSFASFDVPENFAGKTVGEVFDHFRANETLPIGIITPPDSPQKVPASEWISNVNPPLDKIVTLPMKVVCIVKDNYSEISK
- the rpoD gene encoding RNA polymerase sigma factor RpoD produces the protein MNLAEKKKNKDVDLPEENENFDVDGDLDLSEDKTPGGVDDLIDEGRSRGYVTPGDIERHIPLETWDANTLDSILTNLQEMGIDVADQSNITKIPAGQEAREEFIPAIESEIGKLDDIPLTDPVRMYLREIGKVSLLTAAEEVELAQKMENGDIEAKKKLIDANLRLVVSIAKKYIGRGMLFLDLIQEGNLGLIRAVEKFDYRRGFKFSTYATWWIRQAITRAIADQARTIRVPVHMVETINKMVRISRLLVQELGREPTDEEIAEKMNIEPSKVEEIRRISQLPVSLETPIGEEEDSQLGDFIEDHDLPSPDEAAAGHLLHEQIEDMLNTLSDREREVLHYRFGLEDGHSYTLEEVGKKFNVTRERIRQIEAKALRKLRQPSKRLKDFLD